The following proteins come from a genomic window of Brevibacillus antibioticus:
- a CDS encoding LysE/ArgO family amino acid transporter, whose translation MLEAILHGFVLAFGLILPLGAQNVFVFNQGALQPTLLRAMPVVLTAALCDTLLILLAVLGVSLVVLTVTWLKTVLYVVGFFFLVYMGYLTWLSRPNTETGEKERFSAKKQIMFAASVSLLNPHAILDTIGVIGTSSLSYSGTEKWGFTVACILVSCFWFFGLSVAGRTAGRLDRSGKLQRGLNMVSAVIMWGVAFYMAAQLLFS comes from the coding sequence ATGCTGGAAGCGATTTTACACGGTTTTGTGCTTGCTTTTGGACTTATTTTACCGCTCGGCGCACAAAATGTTTTCGTTTTTAATCAGGGGGCTTTACAACCTACATTACTTCGCGCCATGCCCGTCGTACTGACTGCGGCACTCTGTGATACCCTGCTCATTTTGCTGGCGGTATTGGGAGTCTCTTTGGTCGTATTGACAGTTACATGGCTGAAAACGGTGTTATATGTCGTCGGCTTCTTCTTTTTGGTGTATATGGGATATTTAACGTGGCTTAGCCGTCCAAATACTGAGACTGGAGAGAAAGAGCGCTTTTCGGCCAAAAAGCAAATCATGTTTGCTGCCTCTGTCTCTTTGTTGAATCCGCATGCGATTCTCGACACAATCGGGGTGATCGGCACCAGCTCACTCAGCTATTCGGGAACAGAAAAGTGGGGCTTTACTGTTGCTTGCATCCTCGTATCCTGTTTCTGGTTTTTCGGCCTTTCTGTAGCTGGTCGTACAGCAGGACGATTGGACCGGTCCGGAAAATTGCAGCGTGGTCTGAATATGGTTTCGGCTGTGATTATGTGGGGAGTGGCCTTCTATATGGCAGCCCAATTACTCTTCTCGTAA
- a CDS encoding ferritin-like domain-containing protein, which yields MPSILSSKPFTQAPIPEPPKVITTKDLSYLKDALSWELITFKKLHAFAQQATDPQVKQCLEQQGQMHQRHYQKLLSHLQNNNTAVMATIPQTQSQQQQSQPQHQMQ from the coding sequence ATGCCATCCATCCTGTCCTCCAAGCCCTTTACACAAGCTCCCATTCCTGAACCGCCTAAGGTCATTACGACAAAGGACTTGAGCTATCTCAAGGATGCTTTGTCATGGGAACTGATCACTTTCAAAAAGTTGCATGCTTTCGCACAGCAAGCTACTGATCCCCAGGTCAAGCAATGTTTAGAACAACAAGGACAAATGCACCAGCGACACTATCAAAAGCTGCTGAGTCACCTGCAAAACAACAACACCGCAGTGATGGCGACCATTCCGCAGACACAGTCCCAGCAACAGCAATCCCAACCACAACACCAAATGCAATAA
- a CDS encoding spore coat protein — MPNQNKIANPQSGQLPQVKGPQMNDRDYLNDCLATCKYLTDNFNVAVREASHQQLYDDMVQILNETHQSARDAFNLMFQKGWYKLEAAEQQQLQQAYQQFSGYSTQFPYH; from the coding sequence ATGCCAAACCAAAACAAGATCGCCAATCCGCAATCCGGTCAACTGCCGCAAGTAAAAGGGCCGCAAATGAACGATCGTGACTACCTCAACGATTGTCTGGCTACGTGCAAGTATTTGACGGATAACTTTAACGTCGCCGTTCGGGAAGCCAGCCACCAGCAGCTTTATGATGACATGGTACAAATTTTGAACGAAACCCATCAGTCAGCACGCGATGCTTTTAATCTCATGTTCCAAAAAGGATGGTACAAGCTAGAAGCTGCCGAACAGCAACAACTTCAGCAAGCGTATCAGCAGTTTAGCGGGTACTCCACACAGTTCCCTTATCATTGA
- a CDS encoding PadR family transcriptional regulator has translation MSDSSISSDVIRGHIDTIILRVLCDGDNYGYEIIKAIFKNSGGRYELKEPSLYTSLKRLESQKLIASYWGDESQGGRRKYYQVTEAGRESYERALASWKVAKELIDQLIERREEV, from the coding sequence ATGAGTGACAGCAGTATCAGCAGTGACGTTATCCGCGGTCATATCGATACGATTATTCTTCGTGTCCTGTGTGACGGCGATAACTATGGATACGAAATCATCAAAGCCATTTTCAAAAACAGCGGCGGGCGTTACGAGCTGAAAGAGCCTTCCTTGTATACCAGCCTGAAAAGATTAGAGTCACAAAAGCTGATCGCTTCGTACTGGGGAGATGAGAGCCAGGGGGGCAGACGCAAATATTATCAGGTGACAGAAGCGGGGAGAGAGTCGTACGAAAGAGCCTTGGCATCTTGGAAGGTCGCCAAAGAATTGATTGACCAGCTCATCGAAAGGCGGGAGGAAGTGTGA
- a CDS encoding YcdB/YcdC domain-containing protein, which translates to MKKLNKVIFLVTTATLLATTPIYLTNNGQVLAEESKAKELAPEWKGKVELAIQKVKERLPYLADFSYSTLNIREKKDGTNRISVILQTSKEKKKPSFEFSLDKQGNPDGFSYYEEFPEEGRPEIEHDKVKSKATDFMKQWYGPDMGGFAYNPNYSHGNEAHFTKLVNGLPYLNINVLLTVNSKGEVISKGSGLYNLGGDDAPALEDLKFADPKEAISKDQAEKAFAKHLKLFYLKQPLEGWNEKTKEYLYGSPTLRYKSEFSEFIDAKTGMEVPPYVGSTKEESTYNPIVRVNPVGKEVTVKTPEEAVAMFAAFGIESKAEKIKEGISEDTKGKEYTHEINKDLEAIIVTEEETGRFMSYGVVDKKKKEREYPEEDPNGKKWITPEESMKLAITALEKYGPKHLKEVMPIGTAEFRQRGAEQGFKFVSVHEGIPVLDDEISIRIDRITGEVIGLHMEDVSWEPLILPDLKKAVSHEQALKEYLKVRPLELQYFTPGADIVSDNPSYQPILVYRTAISLDHEEIDALTGKFTTTGEMHYSPY; encoded by the coding sequence ATGAAAAAGCTGAATAAAGTGATTTTTTTGGTAACAACTGCAACTCTACTTGCTACTACGCCAATCTATCTGACGAATAATGGTCAAGTGCTGGCGGAGGAGAGCAAGGCAAAGGAGCTTGCACCTGAATGGAAAGGGAAGGTAGAGCTTGCAATCCAAAAGGTAAAGGAAAGGCTGCCGTATTTAGCCGATTTTTCTTACAGTACGCTAAATATTCGTGAAAAAAAGGATGGAACGAATCGCATCAGCGTCATCTTGCAAACGTCCAAGGAGAAGAAGAAACCGTCTTTTGAATTCAGTTTGGATAAACAAGGGAATCCCGATGGGTTTAGCTACTACGAGGAATTTCCCGAAGAAGGAAGGCCGGAGATTGAGCATGACAAAGTAAAGAGTAAGGCAACAGATTTTATGAAACAATGGTATGGTCCAGATATGGGCGGCTTTGCCTATAACCCTAACTATTCACACGGCAACGAGGCCCATTTTACAAAACTGGTAAACGGACTTCCGTATCTGAATATCAATGTTCTTCTAACCGTAAACAGCAAGGGGGAAGTCATATCGAAAGGGTCAGGCTTATATAATCTCGGGGGCGATGATGCACCAGCCCTCGAAGATTTGAAGTTTGCTGATCCTAAGGAAGCCATATCCAAGGATCAGGCTGAAAAAGCCTTCGCCAAACACCTGAAGCTCTTTTATTTGAAACAGCCACTAGAGGGATGGAACGAGAAAACGAAGGAATACTTGTATGGCTCTCCTACCTTACGCTACAAATCGGAATTCTCGGAATTTATCGATGCCAAAACAGGCATGGAAGTTCCTCCTTATGTCGGTTCGACGAAAGAGGAGAGTACATATAATCCCATTGTCAGAGTGAATCCTGTCGGTAAGGAAGTAACCGTAAAGACGCCAGAGGAAGCGGTAGCTATGTTCGCTGCTTTTGGGATCGAGAGCAAAGCTGAAAAAATAAAAGAAGGCATTTCTGAAGATACGAAAGGTAAGGAATATACACATGAAATCAATAAAGACTTGGAGGCTATCATTGTAACGGAGGAAGAAACAGGACGATTCATGAGCTACGGTGTGGTTGACAAGAAAAAGAAAGAAAGAGAATACCCTGAAGAGGATCCAAACGGAAAGAAATGGATAACGCCAGAAGAATCGATGAAACTAGCTATTACTGCGCTGGAAAAGTACGGACCAAAGCATTTAAAAGAAGTGATGCCGATTGGGACAGCAGAGTTTCGACAGAGAGGCGCTGAGCAGGGTTTCAAGTTTGTAAGTGTACACGAAGGGATTCCTGTTCTGGATGATGAGATTTCTATCAGAATAGACCGTATCACGGGAGAGGTGATAGGTCTGCATATGGAGGATGTATCTTGGGAACCGCTCATTCTGCCTGACCTCAAAAAGGCTGTATCACATGAGCAGGCGCTAAAGGAATACTTGAAAGTGCGTCCACTGGAGCTACAATATTTCACACCGGGTGCCGATATTGTGTCGGATAACCCAAGTTATCAACCCATTCTGGTGTACAGAACAGCCATATCTCTCGACCACGAAGAAATTGATGCCCTAACCGGCAAATTTACCACCACAGGTGAAATGCATTACAGTCCGTACTAA
- a CDS encoding inorganic phosphate transporter gives MYTSLPLVIAVIILAVFFDFINGFHDTANAIATTVSTKALPPKIAIGLAAIMNFIGALTFTGVAKTIGGDIADPTKLEFGVLVVMAALLSAILWNLITWWYGIPSSSSHALIGSLVGAVLASAGSAQINWAGFLKIFQALIVSPVIALAAAYLMMNLVYFIFSRIMVPPTKVNRGFRFFQIFTAALQSFTHGTNDAQKAMGIIVFALVAADLHADTSTIPFWVQFICALAMGLGTSVGGWKIIKTVGGKITKIEPINGATADLTSSSIIFTFTQLGLPVSSTHVISSGIMGVGAAKRLKSVNWGVAKRIVITWFITLPISALLAAAIYLLLHVFI, from the coding sequence ATGTATACGAGCCTTCCCCTTGTTATTGCCGTTATCATCCTGGCTGTTTTCTTTGACTTTATCAACGGCTTTCATGATACAGCCAATGCCATCGCAACCACTGTATCCACCAAGGCTCTCCCACCTAAAATTGCCATTGGACTGGCAGCTATCATGAACTTTATCGGTGCCCTGACATTTACCGGGGTCGCCAAAACGATAGGTGGAGATATCGCCGATCCTACCAAGCTGGAATTCGGTGTGCTTGTAGTCATGGCTGCTCTCCTGTCTGCGATCCTTTGGAATTTGATTACGTGGTGGTACGGAATCCCCAGCAGTTCGTCTCACGCTCTCATCGGTTCACTCGTAGGGGCAGTCCTCGCTTCCGCCGGGAGCGCGCAAATCAACTGGGCTGGTTTTTTGAAAATCTTCCAGGCGCTTATTGTGTCGCCCGTAATTGCGCTGGCTGCCGCTTACCTCATGATGAATTTGGTTTACTTCATTTTCAGTCGGATCATGGTTCCTCCTACCAAGGTCAACCGGGGCTTTCGCTTCTTTCAGATTTTCACGGCGGCCCTGCAATCCTTTACTCATGGAACGAATGACGCACAGAAAGCGATGGGCATTATCGTCTTCGCTCTCGTCGCCGCAGACCTGCATGCAGACACGAGCACGATTCCTTTCTGGGTGCAGTTCATTTGTGCGCTCGCGATGGGTTTGGGAACCTCTGTCGGAGGCTGGAAAATCATCAAGACGGTCGGGGGCAAAATCACTAAGATTGAACCGATTAATGGGGCTACTGCCGATCTCACCTCGTCTTCCATCATTTTTACCTTTACGCAGCTAGGATTGCCTGTCAGCTCTACTCATGTCATCTCTTCCGGGATCATGGGGGTCGGTGCGGCCAAACGGCTGAAGAGCGTCAATTGGGGCGTCGCCAAACGTATCGTGATCACCTGGTTTATCACGCTGCCGATCTCTGCATTGCTCGCTGCAGCTATCTATTTGTTGCTACATGTATTTATCTAA
- a CDS encoding permease prefix domain 1-containing protein encodes MESLRHHVDQLFQKYRGSKQIEELKWEVLSNLEAKVADLVADGLSLDEAVQKAKANLPSIDSIVGERRKVYILPLLQEWLQLGLLYGLIAWIVTMPLRIWGMGIFLNYGLFATCILMGIVYLILLGINRPASSHHLTRMNVRSAFLLRKTGWMLWVLYIVGKLVFTTALYFGSNLWFSKPVNLSGPYQFATIAVAYVLPFFSILIPLWLHAIPRLILKYDAGEGDVIAK; translated from the coding sequence ATGGAGAGTTTACGGCACCATGTCGATCAATTGTTTCAAAAATACAGAGGAAGTAAACAAATCGAAGAGCTCAAATGGGAAGTATTGAGCAATCTGGAGGCAAAGGTCGCCGACTTAGTCGCAGATGGGCTATCACTGGATGAAGCCGTGCAAAAAGCAAAGGCCAATCTCCCTTCGATTGATTCGATTGTCGGAGAACGCCGCAAGGTATACATACTTCCACTCCTGCAAGAATGGTTGCAGCTCGGATTGCTGTACGGACTCATTGCTTGGATTGTGACAATGCCCTTGCGAATCTGGGGAATGGGTATCTTTTTGAACTATGGTCTGTTTGCGACTTGTATCCTCATGGGTATCGTCTATTTGATCTTGCTAGGGATCAACCGACCTGCTTCTTCTCATCATTTGACCCGCATGAATGTGCGATCTGCCTTTTTATTGCGAAAAACGGGTTGGATGCTGTGGGTGCTTTATATTGTCGGGAAACTCGTGTTTACGACTGCACTCTATTTTGGTAGCAATCTATGGTTTTCAAAGCCAGTGAATCTTTCTGGACCGTATCAATTCGCTACCATTGCCGTAGCGTATGTGCTGCCTTTTTTCTCCATCCTCATACCACTGTGGCTCCACGCCATTCCGCGGCTTATTTTGAAATACGATGCAGGGGAAGGTGATGTCATTGCGAAATAA
- a CDS encoding DUF4825 domain-containing protein: MSLRNKIILTLVLVGVVLFMVIQIVILPENEAQSEQYQLAQQSQLTHDLESILPYKNKYMGATSNLVMFNHLPLSDRKRTFQLRPEKFTIEIHYEDKATDIEAKLFKQAMLYNSVAAFALVDNLQTVEYRFADTTTIATRVAMQDLFGEDLASLLTKEKWRTSVQDKLRDDQFVEEGMAKIQSI, translated from the coding sequence ATGTCATTGCGAAATAAAATCATACTTACGTTGGTTCTCGTCGGGGTTGTCCTGTTCATGGTCATTCAGATTGTCATTCTCCCGGAGAACGAAGCGCAATCGGAGCAGTATCAATTGGCTCAGCAAAGCCAGCTGACTCACGATTTGGAATCCATTTTGCCATACAAGAACAAGTACATGGGCGCTACTTCGAATCTGGTTATGTTCAATCATTTGCCGTTGAGTGATCGCAAGCGTACCTTTCAGCTCCGTCCGGAGAAGTTTACGATTGAGATCCATTACGAGGACAAAGCGACCGACATCGAGGCGAAACTGTTCAAGCAAGCAATGCTGTATAATTCTGTGGCAGCCTTTGCGCTGGTAGACAATTTGCAAACTGTCGAATATCGTTTTGCAGATACTACGACTATTGCCACACGAGTAGCCATGCAAGACCTCTTCGGGGAGGATTTAGCATCGCTTTTGACAAAAGAAAAGTGGCGGACAAGTGTGCAGGACAAGTTGCGGGATGATCAATTTGTTGAAGAGGGGATGGCGAAAATACAGAGTATATAG
- a CDS encoding cupredoxin domain-containing protein — protein MSRHWYRLLRYPIIALAVTLTLLWTHHYHRLPASYAVATRTHTVTISSAGFLPNQLTAHEGERVSLMIVNTDTRPHNLAIRDLNLTSTELKPTQSTLLQFSAAKRGRYHFVSDAPGYPETGFQGILVID, from the coding sequence ATGTCTCGTCACTGGTATCGGCTGCTTCGTTATCCAATCATCGCTCTGGCTGTGACATTAACGCTACTTTGGACGCATCATTACCATCGCCTTCCAGCCTCGTACGCTGTCGCGACGCGGACACATACCGTTACGATTTCTAGCGCTGGCTTTTTGCCCAATCAATTGACTGCACACGAAGGAGAGCGGGTCTCGTTGATGATCGTCAACACCGATACCCGCCCTCACAATCTAGCCATTCGTGATCTGAACCTTACATCCACAGAATTGAAGCCGACCCAATCGACTCTCTTACAGTTTTCAGCCGCCAAACGCGGTCGGTATCATTTCGTATCAGACGCACCTGGCTATCCGGAAACAGGCTTCCAAGGCATACTCGTCATTGACTAG
- a CDS encoding DUF47 domain-containing protein — translation MLFTKSDALLDDLYEIAKNVHQTAIYFNEYKITSLETVKTFSTAMKEYETKGDKLIHEIIVQINKTFITAIEREDVLDLAVKLDDVLDGLEFCASRLYMYDIMEPDQTMVRFGQLIEEATKQILLAIELLQKQKLSAMKEYIIRINDLESEGDELVRGSIRQLFKTSSDPIHIMQLKEVYEVLEDVMDHCEDVADAMESVIMGNS, via the coding sequence ATGCTTTTTACCAAATCGGATGCACTCTTGGATGACTTGTATGAGATTGCGAAAAATGTGCATCAGACGGCGATCTATTTTAATGAATACAAAATCACTTCATTAGAGACTGTCAAAACCTTTTCTACAGCAATGAAAGAGTACGAAACAAAAGGCGACAAGCTCATCCATGAAATCATCGTGCAAATCAACAAGACCTTTATTACCGCCATCGAGCGTGAGGATGTGCTGGACCTTGCCGTCAAGCTGGATGATGTGCTGGACGGATTGGAGTTTTGCGCTTCGCGGCTGTATATGTACGACATCATGGAACCAGATCAAACGATGGTGCGTTTCGGTCAACTCATCGAAGAAGCTACCAAGCAAATTCTTCTCGCCATCGAACTGCTCCAAAAGCAAAAGTTGTCCGCTATGAAGGAGTACATCATCCGCATTAATGATTTGGAAAGCGAAGGGGATGAATTGGTGCGGGGGAGCATCCGGCAATTGTTCAAAACCTCAAGCGATCCGATTCACATCATGCAGCTCAAAGAGGTTTACGAAGTGCTCGAAGATGTCATGGATCATTGCGAGGATGTCGCAGATGCGATGGAATCCGTGATCATGGGCAACTCTTAA
- a CDS encoding RNA polymerase sigma factor, whose product MQEDIEQRISAIYHAHYQDVYYFLLHFTGNQNDAEDLTQEVFTRVLKGLAGFDGRVTLKTWLFSIAKHAAIDQYRKQKVKSFFSENWLMKLATKEGSPENVLTKRENVRELKQAIQKLAPHYRLVLILRCIEEYSVKETAEILGVSESKVKVNTHRALKLVKEMMDHTEEGGFLNEWARG is encoded by the coding sequence GTGCAGGAGGATATCGAGCAGCGGATTAGCGCGATCTATCATGCTCACTATCAGGACGTTTACTACTTTCTGCTCCATTTTACCGGAAATCAGAATGATGCCGAGGATTTGACGCAGGAGGTTTTTACGAGAGTGTTAAAAGGGCTCGCCGGATTTGATGGCAGAGTCACTCTGAAAACATGGCTCTTCTCTATTGCCAAGCATGCGGCGATCGACCAGTATCGTAAGCAGAAGGTCAAGTCCTTTTTCTCGGAAAACTGGCTGATGAAGCTGGCGACCAAGGAAGGGAGTCCGGAAAACGTCCTGACCAAGAGGGAAAACGTTCGTGAGCTGAAGCAAGCGATCCAAAAGCTAGCGCCCCATTATCGTCTGGTTCTGATTTTGCGCTGCATCGAGGAATACAGCGTCAAGGAGACGGCAGAAATTCTGGGTGTATCGGAATCCAAGGTGAAAGTAAACACCCATCGGGCATTAAAGCTGGTCAAAGAAATGATGGATCATACGGAGGAAGGGGGTTTTCTAAATGAGTGGGCTAGAGGATGA
- a CDS encoding MFS transporter, giving the protein MPESLSGFGLGGAKGRYVSLCALYLFIYYGFGAFAPLITQYYESIHLTGTQIGLISAVAPIVSIVAQPMWGMICDRYQIRKTVLILTLIITGLVGLLFTGVSTFVYVFLLYILLSFFQSAVVPISDSLALGYAKGHGMQFGDIRLWGAIGFALAAFITGLLVEQWGPHFLFYSFCLAFLIAILFLQKVPEEVTEASRFRVSMLAGIRDLARIPRFALFLISSFCMMGSVNANNIWFSLFYQDIGGTIAGIGLAFLLFAGSEAPFMKLAGYIVRRWGLELTLLLSAIFCAMRWFWYSSAPSTTAVIAMFFVQGISVGFYLATAAQFVRENTPASLQVTALAIFFSVGGGLGAMFCNLVAGWIKDSFSILAIYLFLGIITAIGIIPLLMIKFGRWKQISPDEEVQASQ; this is encoded by the coding sequence ATGCCAGAATCACTTTCCGGTTTCGGGCTGGGGGGCGCAAAAGGCAGATACGTAAGTCTTTGCGCCCTTTATCTTTTTATTTACTACGGGTTTGGCGCTTTTGCTCCGCTCATTACGCAATACTACGAATCCATCCATCTAACGGGGACCCAAATCGGTCTCATCAGTGCAGTCGCGCCGATCGTTTCCATTGTGGCACAGCCGATGTGGGGTATGATCTGTGATCGCTATCAAATTCGCAAAACTGTGCTGATTCTGACATTGATCATCACCGGTTTGGTGGGACTTCTCTTTACGGGTGTCTCCACCTTTGTCTACGTCTTTTTGCTCTACATACTCCTGTCATTTTTTCAAAGTGCCGTCGTTCCCATCTCAGATAGCTTGGCTCTTGGTTATGCGAAGGGACATGGCATGCAGTTCGGCGACATTCGCTTGTGGGGAGCAATCGGCTTTGCCCTAGCGGCATTCATCACAGGTCTTCTCGTCGAGCAATGGGGGCCACATTTTCTTTTTTACTCGTTTTGCTTGGCGTTTCTAATTGCCATTCTGTTTCTTCAGAAGGTTCCGGAAGAAGTGACAGAGGCTTCGCGGTTTCGTGTCAGTATGCTTGCGGGGATCAGAGACTTGGCGCGAATTCCGCGATTTGCGTTGTTTTTGATTTCATCGTTTTGCATGATGGGATCGGTAAACGCCAATAATATTTGGTTTTCCCTGTTTTATCAGGATATCGGAGGGACCATTGCCGGTATCGGTCTTGCCTTCTTGTTGTTTGCAGGCAGTGAGGCTCCTTTTATGAAGCTGGCGGGTTATATTGTCCGCAGATGGGGACTGGAGCTGACGCTACTGTTGTCTGCGATTTTTTGCGCGATGCGCTGGTTCTGGTATAGCTCTGCTCCGAGTACGACTGCTGTAATTGCCATGTTTTTTGTGCAAGGCATTTCGGTTGGCTTTTATTTGGCGACAGCAGCCCAATTTGTGCGCGAAAATACACCCGCATCCCTTCAGGTGACGGCGTTGGCCATCTTCTTTTCAGTAGGAGGCGGGTTGGGTGCGATGTTTTGCAATTTGGTAGCAGGATGGATCAAAGATTCCTTCTCGATCCTTGCCATTTATTTGTTTTTGGGAATCATCACCGCGATCGGGATCATTCCTCTGCTCATGATAAAATTCGGACGGTGGAAGCAAATCTCACCAGACGAAGAAGTGCAAGCTAGTCAATGA
- a CDS encoding PLP-dependent aminotransferase family protein, which yields MLTIDWKPDKLSDIPIYAQIVAYIKGKIAGGEWPINSKLPTQRALAQAFDVNRSTVVTALEELKADGFIEATVGSGSVVSNNTWSLLTTAPPPNWLGYVQAGAHLPNSQTIQDINRYEPDPRYIRLGTGELSPALIPVAEMEAVMASLQGKMTHLGYSEPKGLLPLRQAISNHLRSRGIEASPASILVVSGALQALQLISIGILHRGSAILLEQPSYLFSLPLFPSSGMRLVGVPMDAEGISPQVLTRQKQAHNAALLYTISAYHNPTGISLSENRREQVLAACERERLPVLEDDVYGELWLDEPGPLPLKARDQSGLVLYLGSLSKTLSPGLRIGWIVGPEPVIERLADVKMQTDYGASAISQWVATEWLTSERYSRHLDRLRAALRHRRDRMCEWLTRWFDDLADWRIPHGGFYIWLRLHQAVSMRKLFTGALAKGVLLNPGFVYDQTDSHHLRLSYVYAEEADMEKALFVLSQLLRGKS from the coding sequence GTGCTGACGATAGACTGGAAGCCTGACAAATTATCAGATATACCGATCTACGCGCAGATCGTGGCTTATATCAAGGGGAAGATTGCAGGCGGAGAGTGGCCGATTAATAGTAAATTGCCAACACAAAGAGCGTTGGCGCAAGCCTTTGATGTAAACCGCAGCACAGTGGTGACGGCGTTGGAAGAGCTAAAGGCGGATGGCTTCATTGAAGCAACAGTAGGCAGTGGCTCCGTCGTAAGCAATAATACGTGGTCCTTATTGACGACCGCGCCGCCACCCAATTGGCTGGGCTACGTTCAGGCAGGAGCGCATCTCCCCAATTCGCAGACGATTCAGGATATCAATCGTTATGAGCCAGACCCGAGGTACATTCGTTTGGGCACAGGTGAGCTGTCGCCCGCCTTGATTCCTGTTGCGGAGATGGAAGCGGTCATGGCTAGCTTGCAGGGCAAAATGACTCATCTCGGATATTCGGAGCCAAAAGGGCTGTTGCCTTTACGCCAAGCGATCAGCAATCATTTGCGGAGCAGGGGGATCGAAGCTTCACCGGCGTCTATTTTGGTCGTTTCGGGGGCCCTTCAGGCCTTACAGTTGATATCGATTGGCATCCTTCACCGTGGATCTGCCATCTTGCTCGAACAGCCTTCGTATTTATTCTCTCTGCCTTTGTTTCCATCATCGGGAATGCGTCTGGTTGGTGTACCGATGGATGCGGAAGGAATCTCTCCTCAAGTGCTTACGAGACAAAAACAGGCGCATAATGCGGCGCTGCTCTATACGATTTCGGCTTACCACAATCCGACTGGGATTAGCCTGTCAGAGAATCGAAGGGAGCAAGTGCTGGCCGCATGCGAGCGGGAGAGGCTGCCTGTGCTAGAAGACGATGTCTATGGGGAATTGTGGTTAGACGAACCGGGGCCATTGCCGTTGAAGGCGAGGGATCAGAGCGGGTTGGTGTTGTATTTGGGCAGCTTGTCAAAAACACTCAGTCCGGGGCTGCGGATCGGCTGGATTGTAGGACCTGAGCCTGTCATTGAACGCCTCGCGGATGTGAAAATGCAGACGGACTACGGAGCGAGTGCGATTTCCCAATGGGTGGCGACAGAGTGGCTCACCAGCGAGAGATATTCCCGGCATCTGGATCGGCTAAGAGCGGCACTGCGACACAGAAGGGACAGGATGTGCGAATGGCTTACTCGCTGGTTTGACGATCTGGCAGATTGGCGTATTCCACATGGCGGTTTTTATATTTGGCTGCGCCTGCATCAGGCTGTTTCGATGCGCAAGCTTTTTACGGGAGCATTGGCAAAAGGTGTCCTTCTAAATCCCGGTTTTGTTTATGATCAGACGGATAGTCATCACCTTCGCTTGTCCTATGTATACGCAGAGGAAGCCGACATGGAAAAGGCGTTATTTGTCTTATCGCAGCTCTTGCGTGGCAAGAGTTAA